In Endozoicomonas sp. GU-1, one DNA window encodes the following:
- a CDS encoding protein-L-isoaspartate(D-aspartate) O-methyltransferase has product MRDLEIDGIGMTSRRTRERLIQRLMDQGIQSGKVLDAIRTIPRHLFLDEALAHRAYEDTALPIGHNQTLSQPYIVAKMTEVLLARGELNKVLEIGTGSGYQTAVLASLVARVCSVERIRPLQEKAQQRLSRLSLKNVRLRHTDGGMGWPEESPFDGIIVTAAPGEIPAALLSQLSPEGGRLVIPVGGNNLQDLVLVTRNGDEYQRKVLEAVRFVPLLAGVIR; this is encoded by the coding sequence ATGAGGGATCTTGAAATTGATGGTATCGGTATGACATCCCGCCGGACCAGAGAGCGGCTGATCCAGCGTCTGATGGATCAGGGTATTCAGTCCGGCAAGGTTCTGGATGCCATTCGCACCATTCCCCGTCATCTTTTTCTTGATGAGGCGCTGGCACATCGTGCTTATGAAGACACAGCTCTGCCGATTGGTCATAATCAGACGCTGTCCCAGCCGTACATTGTTGCAAAAATGACGGAAGTGCTGTTGGCCCGGGGTGAACTGAATAAGGTGCTGGAAATTGGCACCGGATCCGGTTATCAGACGGCTGTGCTTGCTTCGCTGGTGGCCAGGGTCTGCTCCGTGGAGCGCATCAGGCCATTGCAGGAGAAGGCACAGCAGAGACTTTCCAGGCTTTCTCTGAAAAATGTTCGTCTTCGTCATACCGATGGTGGTATGGGGTGGCCGGAAGAAAGTCCATTTGATGGGATTATTGTCACGGCGGCACCGGGAGAAATTCCTGCAGCGTTGTTGAGCCAGCTGTCTCCGGAAGGTGGCAGGCTGGTCATTCCGGTGGGAGGAAACAACCTTCAGGATCTTGTGTTAGTGACCAGAAACGGTGATGAGTATCAGCGCAAGGTGTTGGAAGCTGTCCGGTTTGTACCGTTGCTGGCGGGTGTTATACGCTGA
- a CDS encoding DUF368 domain-containing protein: MSNHSSYFALIARGMAMGAADVVPGVSGGTIAFITGIYDRLLNALKSVNPSLMKVLGEEGFAGVWQRIDGTFLVCVFGGVLTSILSFAHVITWFLATYPEMLWAFFFGLILVSGLHMIRQVDQWNVATVITLIAGIVIAYAVGVLTPTSLEPEPLTLFFAGSIAICAMILPGISGSFMLLMMGLYGPVIDAVKSLNFSVLTVFGLGCIGGLLSFSHVLSWLLKKHRDLAISLLTGLMLGALGKVWPWKETLATRVNSSGELVPLIQANVSPMNYQGITGQPAYLVESIGLMIFAIALVAMIEWVGSKNH; the protein is encoded by the coding sequence ATGTCGAATCATTCTTCTTACTTTGCCCTCATCGCCAGGGGAATGGCTATGGGGGCCGCTGATGTTGTGCCGGGCGTATCCGGTGGAACCATCGCATTTATTACTGGTATTTATGACCGGCTGCTGAATGCCTTGAAAAGTGTTAACCCATCGTTAATGAAGGTCCTTGGTGAGGAAGGGTTTGCCGGTGTGTGGCAGAGAATAGACGGCACATTTCTGGTGTGTGTGTTTGGTGGTGTGCTGACCAGTATTCTGTCCTTTGCCCATGTGATTACCTGGTTCCTGGCGACGTATCCGGAGATGCTCTGGGCCTTCTTTTTTGGTCTGATTCTGGTGTCCGGATTGCATATGATTCGTCAGGTTGATCAGTGGAATGTGGCGACTGTCATCACCCTGATCGCTGGTATTGTGATTGCTTATGCTGTGGGTGTATTAACCCCGACCAGTCTTGAACCAGAGCCGCTGACGCTGTTTTTTGCCGGTAGCATTGCTATCTGCGCGATGATTCTGCCCGGTATTTCCGGTAGCTTTATGCTGCTGATGATGGGGCTGTATGGTCCGGTCATTGATGCCGTGAAGAGTTTGAATTTCAGTGTACTGACCGTTTTTGGCCTGGGTTGTATCGGCGGTTTGCTCAGCTTTTCCCATGTGTTGTCATGGCTGCTAAAAAAGCACCGCGATCTGGCGATTTCACTACTGACCGGCCTGATGCTTGGAGCTCTGGGCAAAGTCTGGCCATGGAAGGAGACACTGGCAACACGGGTTAACAGTTCCGGGGAGCTGGTCCCGCTGATTCAGGCGAACGTGTCGCCGATGAATTATCAGGGAATTACCGGGCAGCCTGCTTATCTGGTTGAATCTATTGGGCTGATGATTTTTGCCATTGCTTTGGTGGCGATGATTGAGTGGGTGGGTAGTAAAAATCACTAA
- a CDS encoding helix-turn-helix domain-containing protein, which yields MVDILKHEGKPAFVVMPYDEYQAMLEKLEDLEDSDAVHEFRAALRRGEEELIPAEVVNRLLTENTVKVWREYRGMSQKSLAENTGISEAMISQIESGKKQGSLKTITKIAQALNLTVDDIIN from the coding sequence ATGGTCGATATACTGAAGCATGAAGGGAAACCGGCTTTTGTGGTTATGCCTTATGACGAATATCAGGCAATGCTTGAGAAGCTGGAGGACCTGGAGGATTCTGATGCTGTTCATGAATTTCGGGCTGCGTTACGGCGGGGTGAGGAAGAGTTGATACCTGCCGAAGTAGTGAACCGGTTGTTGACTGAAAATACTGTGAAGGTGTGGCGAGAGTATAGAGGCATGAGTCAAAAGTCCCTCGCTGAAAACACCGGTATTTCCGAAGCCATGATCAGCCAGATTGAGAGTGGCAAGAAGCAGGGTTCCCTGAAAACAATTACTAAAATTGCACAAGCCCTGAATCTTACCGTTGATGACATTATTAATTAA
- the truD gene encoding tRNA pseudouridine(13) synthase TruD has protein sequence MDADVPMPADYSVDWYYAFGGPLGSCLFKSCHEDFLVDELLPFEPEGEGEHLFLLIEKKGENTDWVAGLLARHAGVRRQSVSYAGRKDRHGITRQWFCVSLPGMADPDWSGLESDTIRILRQARHRKKLKTGALKANDFCITLHNVDADPALVNARLEQISRAGVPNYFGEQRFGHEGRNIDKAVDMLAGKFRVQRNKRSVYLSAARSWLFNRVLSQKVTAGVWNQYLGGDALGFPDSNSLIFVAPDEAMMTRLGNGELSPTSPLWGRGASKVTDQVLTFEQSVTAGYPQLCDGLERAGLLQERRVNRLIPQQFTWVWENSPEGRSLVLRFRLPKGCFATSVLRELFDCYQQEP, from the coding sequence ATGGATGCAGATGTACCGATGCCTGCCGATTACTCCGTTGATTGGTATTATGCCTTTGGTGGTCCTTTAGGCAGCTGTCTTTTCAAATCCTGTCATGAAGATTTTCTGGTTGATGAGCTACTGCCCTTTGAGCCCGAAGGTGAAGGTGAACACCTTTTTCTGCTGATTGAAAAAAAAGGGGAGAATACCGACTGGGTCGCAGGGCTTCTGGCGAGACATGCAGGAGTCAGAAGACAGTCGGTAAGTTATGCCGGGAGAAAGGATCGCCATGGAATTACACGTCAATGGTTTTGTGTTTCCCTGCCTGGTATGGCTGATCCCGACTGGAGTGGACTGGAGAGTGACACCATACGGATCCTTCGACAGGCCCGCCACCGGAAAAAACTGAAAACCGGAGCCCTGAAGGCAAATGATTTCTGCATCACATTGCACAATGTAGATGCTGATCCTGCGCTGGTTAATGCCCGGTTAGAGCAGATATCCCGTGCAGGGGTGCCCAATTACTTCGGTGAACAGCGCTTTGGTCATGAGGGGCGTAATATTGACAAGGCCGTCGATATGCTGGCTGGAAAATTCAGGGTTCAGCGTAATAAACGATCGGTCTATCTGTCTGCAGCCCGATCCTGGCTGTTTAACCGGGTTCTGTCGCAAAAGGTTACTGCCGGGGTCTGGAACCAGTATCTTGGTGGCGATGCATTAGGATTTCCAGATAGCAATAGCCTGATTTTTGTGGCGCCGGACGAAGCCATGATGACTCGCCTGGGGAATGGTGAACTGAGTCCGACTTCGCCGCTGTGGGGCAGGGGAGCATCGAAAGTGACTGACCAGGTGCTGACTTTTGAACAGTCGGTCACTGCCGGATATCCTCAGTTGTGTGATGGACTTGAGAGGGCCGGTTTGCTGCAGGAGCGCAGAGTTAACCGCCTGATACCTCAGCAGTTCACCTGGGTGTGGGAAAACAGTCCGGAAGGACGTTCACTGGTATTGCGCTTCCGACTGCCAAAGGGCTGTTTTGCGACGTCTGTACTCAGGGAGTTGTTTGATTGTTATCAACAAGAGCCATGA
- the mutS gene encoding DNA mismatch repair protein MutS, giving the protein MENTDLSKHTPMMQQYLRIKQQHRDHLVFYRMGDFYELFYDDAKKAAHLLDITLTKRGQSGGEPIPMAGIPYHAVEGYLARLIRLRQSVAIAEQIGDPATSKGPVERKVVRILTPGTVSDEALLDERQDNLLMAVNQRENRYGLAFLDISSGRFNVLEVTSEEALLSEVERLSPAEVLLNDDRNWPEILLRRPGSSKRPPWDFDHESAVEQLTRQFQTQSLDGFGCSHLTLAIEAAGCLLQYARETQRTALPHIRALAQENREESVVLDAASRRNLELTTNMNGGREHTVAAVLDRTATAMGSRLLGRWINRPLRNIVKLQARQSAITALKDGCHFESLYPILKHIGDIERILARVALKSARPRDLARLRDALQQLPELQQQLATIDSQTVHQLAKSISEHPALEALLTRAIIENPPVVIRDGGVIGEGYDAELDELRSISENAGDYLVQMELRERERTGLPSLKVGYNRVHGYYIELSRRESENVPVDYIRRQTLKNTERFITPELKEFEDKALSSKSRALAREKALYDELLDKLVAQLGLLQECSMALSELDVLSNLAERAETLNLCRPEILQSPGIDIVEGRHPVVEQVLDEPFVANNVTFNVQRRMLIITGPNMGGKSTYMRQTALIVLLAHIGSFVPASRARIGLVDRIFTRIGSSDDLAGGRSTFMVEMTETANILHNATEQSLVLMDEIGRGTSTFDGLSLAWACAQYLADSVRAFTLFATHYFELTQLPEECNTVVNVHLNATEHDDRIVFLHAVQEGPASQSYGLQVAQLAGVPRHVINQARQKLAMLEQQEPAQQPVVKPLGKATFTPQADLFTSPEPHPAVEALDKTDVDNLTPRQALELLYTLKGLGK; this is encoded by the coding sequence ATGGAAAATACAGACCTATCCAAACACACTCCGATGATGCAGCAGTATTTGCGCATCAAACAGCAGCACAGGGATCACCTGGTGTTTTACCGGATGGGGGATTTCTACGAGCTGTTTTATGACGACGCCAAAAAGGCTGCCCACCTGCTGGACATTACCCTGACCAAGCGAGGGCAATCCGGTGGCGAACCCATCCCCATGGCGGGTATTCCATACCATGCGGTGGAGGGCTATCTGGCCAGGTTGATCCGGTTGCGTCAGTCCGTTGCCATTGCCGAGCAGATTGGTGATCCGGCCACCAGCAAAGGGCCGGTGGAGCGTAAGGTGGTTCGTATTCTGACCCCTGGTACCGTCAGTGATGAGGCCTTGCTGGATGAGCGTCAGGATAATCTGCTGATGGCGGTCAACCAGCGGGAAAACCGCTATGGACTGGCATTTCTCGATATCAGCAGTGGCCGGTTCAATGTGCTTGAGGTGACCAGTGAAGAGGCACTGCTTTCTGAAGTTGAGCGCCTGAGCCCGGCCGAAGTATTGCTGAATGATGACCGCAACTGGCCTGAGATATTACTGCGTCGCCCCGGTTCCAGCAAACGCCCCCCATGGGACTTTGACCATGAGAGTGCGGTTGAGCAATTAACCCGACAGTTCCAGACGCAAAGCCTTGATGGCTTTGGCTGCAGCCACTTAACACTGGCTATTGAAGCGGCTGGCTGTCTGCTGCAATACGCCCGGGAAACACAGCGCACCGCCCTGCCCCACATTCGCGCCCTGGCCCAGGAAAACCGTGAAGAGAGCGTGGTGCTGGATGCCGCCAGCCGGAGAAACCTGGAACTGACCACCAATATGAATGGCGGCCGGGAGCACACCGTGGCGGCCGTGCTGGATCGCACAGCCACGGCCATGGGCAGCCGCCTGCTCGGACGATGGATCAACCGGCCACTGCGCAATATTGTCAAACTGCAGGCCCGTCAGTCAGCAATCACCGCCCTGAAAGATGGCTGCCATTTTGAGTCCCTTTACCCCATTCTCAAACATATTGGCGACATTGAACGTATTCTTGCCAGGGTTGCCCTGAAATCTGCCCGACCACGGGATCTGGCACGGTTAAGGGATGCCCTGCAACAACTGCCAGAACTGCAGCAACAGCTGGCGACGATTGATAGCCAGACAGTACATCAACTGGCAAAAAGCATCAGCGAACACCCTGCACTCGAAGCATTATTGACCCGGGCCATCATTGAGAACCCACCGGTGGTGATCCGTGATGGCGGGGTGATCGGCGAAGGTTATGACGCCGAGCTGGATGAGCTTCGTTCCATCAGTGAGAATGCGGGTGACTACCTGGTTCAAATGGAATTACGGGAGCGGGAGCGTACGGGTCTGCCCAGCCTGAAAGTCGGTTACAACCGGGTACATGGTTACTATATCGAGTTGAGTCGCCGTGAATCCGAAAACGTCCCGGTAGACTACATTCGCCGTCAGACCCTGAAAAATACGGAACGCTTTATTACCCCGGAGCTGAAAGAGTTTGAAGACAAGGCGCTGTCCAGCAAAAGCCGTGCCCTGGCCCGGGAAAAAGCACTGTACGATGAACTTCTGGACAAACTGGTGGCACAGCTGGGGCTGCTCCAGGAGTGCTCCATGGCCCTGTCAGAGCTGGATGTGCTCAGCAACCTGGCTGAACGGGCTGAGACACTGAACCTCTGCCGTCCTGAAATCCTGCAGAGCCCCGGTATTGACATTGTTGAAGGCCGCCATCCGGTTGTTGAGCAGGTTTTGGACGAACCGTTTGTGGCAAACAATGTCACCTTCAATGTTCAGCGTCGTATGCTGATTATCACCGGTCCCAATATGGGCGGTAAATCCACCTATATGCGACAGACGGCGTTGATTGTGCTGCTGGCTCATATTGGTAGCTTTGTACCGGCATCCCGTGCGCGCATTGGTCTGGTGGATCGGATTTTCACCCGCATTGGCTCTTCGGATGACCTGGCCGGTGGTCGTTCAACCTTTATGGTGGAAATGACGGAAACCGCCAATATTCTGCATAACGCCACCGAGCAGAGCCTGGTGTTGATGGATGAAATCGGCCGTGGCACCAGCACCTTCGATGGACTATCCCTGGCCTGGGCCTGCGCTCAATATCTGGCAGATTCAGTACGGGCATTCACCCTGTTTGCCACCCACTACTTTGAGTTGACCCAGCTGCCCGAAGAGTGCAATACGGTGGTGAACGTGCATCTCAATGCGACCGAACACGACGATCGCATTGTCTTTCTTCATGCGGTCCAGGAAGGTCCTGCCAGCCAGAGCTATGGCCTGCAGGTGGCACAACTGGCCGGTGTACCCAGGCATGTCATTAACCAGGCACGGCAGAAACTGGCCATGCTGGAGCAGCAGGAACCCGCTCAACAACCTGTTGTAAAACCATTGGGAAAGGCTACTTTCACACCTCAGGCTGATCTGTTTACCAGCCCTGAGCCACACCCGGCGGTTGAAGCCCTGGATAAAACAGACGTGGATAACCTGACACCCCGCCAGGCTCTTGAGCTTCTTTATACGCTCAAGGGACTGGGAAAATGA
- a CDS encoding 2-C-methyl-D-erythritol 4-phosphate cytidylyltransferase — protein sequence MSSVETMNAVRYWAVVPAAGVGRRMNIDIPKQYLEIKGKPLMVHTLERLLDFPRLEKIVVVLDHNDEYHQSIELLRNPGILLAQGGGMSVTTRYLMV from the coding sequence GTGAGTAGCGTAGAAACCATGAATGCGGTTCGTTACTGGGCGGTTGTTCCGGCAGCGGGCGTTGGCCGCCGAATGAATATCGATATTCCCAAACAGTACCTTGAAATCAAGGGCAAGCCCCTGATGGTGCATACTCTGGAGCGGTTGCTGGATTTTCCCAGGCTGGAAAAGATCGTGGTGGTGCTTGATCATAATGATGAGTATCACCAATCCATTGAATTACTTCGCAACCCGGGAATTCTCCTGGCCCAGGGGGGGGGGATGAGCGTTACCACTCGGTACTTAATGGTTTGA
- the rpoS gene encoding RNA polymerase sigma factor RpoS, translated as MASKRDDAELSSYADDVIQGQDELSPDENAGDLIEVVDENDDIDKPRPAAVSPVSTGRRKEDDGFYKSIDATQLYLNEIGFSPLLTPEEEVHYARLARKGVEAGRRRMIESNLRLVVKISRRYVNRGLTLLDLIEEGNLGLIRAVEKFDPERGFRFSTYATWWIRQTIERAIMNQTRTIRLPIHVVKELNVYLRAARELTQKLDHDPSPEEIAELLDKPVADVKRMLGLNERVTSVDTPLGPDSDKSILDTISDEKGADPAELLQDLDLNDSLDRWLGELSEKQREVVARRFGLRGYETSTLEEVGKEIGLTRERVRQIQVEALKRLRSILEKQGLSGESLFN; from the coding sequence ATGGCATCGAAGAGGGATGACGCAGAGCTAAGCAGTTATGCTGACGATGTAATCCAGGGACAGGATGAATTGAGCCCGGACGAAAATGCCGGTGACCTCATTGAAGTGGTTGACGAGAACGATGATATCGATAAGCCGCGGCCTGCGGCTGTGTCTCCGGTGAGTACCGGTCGTCGAAAAGAAGACGATGGGTTTTACAAATCCATCGATGCAACCCAGCTGTACCTGAATGAGATTGGCTTTTCACCTCTCCTCACCCCCGAGGAGGAGGTTCACTACGCCCGCCTTGCCCGAAAAGGGGTGGAAGCGGGCAGACGCCGGATGATTGAAAGTAATCTCCGGCTGGTTGTTAAAATCTCCAGGCGCTATGTCAACCGCGGACTGACACTGCTTGATCTGATTGAAGAGGGTAACCTCGGACTGATTCGTGCGGTTGAGAAATTTGATCCGGAACGTGGATTCCGTTTTTCAACCTACGCGACCTGGTGGATACGACAGACGATTGAGCGGGCGATCATGAATCAGACCCGCACCATACGTCTGCCAATTCATGTGGTTAAAGAACTGAACGTCTATCTCAGGGCTGCCAGGGAATTAACCCAGAAGCTGGATCATGATCCCAGCCCGGAAGAAATTGCCGAGTTGCTGGATAAGCCGGTGGCTGATGTAAAACGGATGCTCGGTCTTAATGAACGAGTGACATCGGTTGATACACCACTGGGACCTGACTCTGATAAATCCATTCTGGATACGATCTCTGATGAAAAAGGTGCCGACCCGGCCGAATTGCTACAGGATCTGGATCTCAATGACAGTCTTGACCGCTGGTTAGGTGAGTTATCAGAAAAACAGCGAGAGGTGGTTGCCCGCCGGTTTGGTCTCAGGGGGTATGAAACCAGTACGCTTGAGGAAGTCGGTAAAGAGATTGGCCTGACCCGTGAACGGGTAAGACAGATTCAGGTAGAGGCTTTAAAACGGCTTCGATCTATTCTTGAAAAGCAGGGGTTGTCAGGAGAGTCCCTGTTTAACTGA
- the surE gene encoding 5'/3'-nucleotidase SurE: MTILLSNDDGVTARGLALSFATMKSHGPCWVVAPDNDCSGKGHSLTLDRPLRMKEHDNGFFSVNGTPADCVNLAASGLFGRLPERVVSGINSCANLGDDVLYSGTVAAAMEGRLLAKTAIAISSCGQEDRHLEVSARVLHDLMLRLDDQVLPEGTILNVNVPACDYEKIRGMKITRLGHRHPSKPPVKITDPRGNTVWWIGGVGKPLVAEEGTDFHAVASGYVSITPLQYDKTGHATLSLMEDWLGACV, encoded by the coding sequence ATGACCATATTGCTATCCAATGATGATGGCGTAACCGCCAGGGGATTGGCCCTTTCGTTTGCCACCATGAAATCGCACGGTCCGTGCTGGGTAGTGGCTCCGGATAATGACTGTTCTGGCAAGGGCCATTCCCTCACCCTGGACCGGCCACTGCGCATGAAAGAACACGACAATGGGTTCTTCAGTGTGAACGGAACACCGGCAGATTGTGTCAATCTCGCTGCCAGTGGGCTGTTTGGCCGCCTTCCGGAACGCGTAGTTTCCGGTATTAACAGTTGCGCCAACCTGGGCGATGATGTGCTCTACTCGGGGACTGTGGCTGCGGCCATGGAAGGACGCTTGCTGGCAAAAACCGCAATCGCTATTTCATCCTGCGGTCAAGAGGATCGCCACCTGGAAGTGAGTGCCAGAGTGTTGCACGATTTGATGTTGCGCCTTGATGATCAGGTTCTGCCAGAAGGCACGATACTCAATGTCAATGTCCCGGCCTGTGACTATGAAAAGATCCGTGGGATGAAAATTACCCGGCTCGGCCATCGTCACCCGTCAAAGCCTCCGGTAAAAATAACCGATCCCCGTGGCAATACGGTGTGGTGGATCGGTGGTGTTGGTAAGCCCCTGGTTGCTGAGGAAGGGACTGATTTTCATGCAGTGGCTTCTGGCTATGTATCCATTACCCCATTGCAATACGATAAGACCGGCCATGCAACGTTATCACTGATGGAGGATTGGCTTGGAGCCTGTGTATGA
- the ispF gene encoding 2-C-methyl-D-erythritol 2,4-cyclodiphosphate synthase: MRIGHGFDVHRFDEGDYIVLGGVKIPHTHGLVAHSDGDVLLHALCDALLGAAGLGDIGRHFPDTDERYAGIDSRKLLRHVIALLEQHNLVPVNMDSTIIAQSPKMAPHIDQMRQNISEDMGIDPSLVNVKATTTEKLGYTGRKEGIAVHAVVLLTDLGS; this comes from the coding sequence ATGCGTATTGGTCATGGTTTTGATGTTCACCGCTTTGATGAAGGTGATTATATTGTTCTGGGTGGGGTAAAAATTCCTCACACCCATGGGCTGGTGGCGCACTCTGATGGCGATGTGCTGCTTCATGCCCTGTGCGACGCACTCCTGGGAGCGGCAGGTCTGGGTGATATTGGCAGGCATTTTCCGGACACTGATGAACGCTATGCTGGCATTGATAGCCGCAAGTTACTGCGTCATGTTATTGCTCTGCTTGAGCAGCACAACCTGGTTCCCGTCAATATGGACAGTACCATCATTGCCCAGTCGCCTAAAATGGCACCGCACATTGATCAGATGCGGCAGAATATCAGCGAAGACATGGGGATTGACCCATCGCTGGTGAATGTCAAAGCGACCACCACTGAAAAGCTGGGCTATACCGGTAGAAAAGAGGGTATTGCAGTTCACGCCGTTGTTCTGTTGACAGATTTGGGATCGTGA
- a CDS encoding septum formation initiator family protein, whose product MMKKLAITLLTLLLVYLQTRLWIGEGSVAEMLTQQDNLERFRLENERLYQRNRLLAKEVVELQQGMETVEERARQELGMIRSDETFFLTYD is encoded by the coding sequence ATGATGAAAAAACTGGCAATAACCCTGTTGACACTGCTGCTGGTTTACCTGCAAACCAGGCTCTGGATTGGTGAAGGCAGTGTGGCTGAAATGTTGACACAACAAGATAACCTTGAGCGTTTCAGGCTGGAAAATGAACGTTTGTACCAGCGTAATCGTCTGCTGGCCAAAGAGGTTGTGGAGCTGCAGCAGGGGATGGAAACGGTTGAAGAGAGAGCGCGCCAGGAGCTGGGTATGATCCGCAGTGATGAAACGTTCTTTTTGACTTACGATTAA
- the fdxA gene encoding ferredoxin FdxA — MAFVVGENCIKCKYTDCVEVCPVDCFYEGPNFLVIHPDECIDCALCEPECPANAIFSEDEVPDDQQEFIELNAVLADVWDNITEKKDPLPDAAEWDGVKGKLDQLER, encoded by the coding sequence ATGGCTTTCGTAGTGGGTGAAAACTGCATCAAGTGCAAATACACCGATTGCGTGGAAGTCTGTCCTGTGGACTGCTTCTATGAAGGACCAAACTTCCTGGTTATTCACCCGGATGAATGTATTGACTGCGCTCTTTGTGAGCCAGAGTGTCCGGCAAACGCTATTTTCTCCGAAGATGAGGTTCCCGATGATCAGCAGGAGTTCATCGAACTGAACGCCGTGCTCGCGGATGTCTGGGATAACATTACCGAGAAGAAAGACCCTCTCCCTGATGCAGCAGAGTGGGATGGCGTGAAGGGCAAGCTGGACCAGCTGGAACGCTGA
- a CDS encoding IspD/TarI family cytidylyltransferase, with protein MDIGSPDDWVLVHDVARPCIRRSDMEWLVNQLHDHPVGGLLGCPVTDTIKRAGDNDGVSETVDRQGLWHAMTPQMFRLGMLHDAMAKAIADKMPVTDEASAIEYAGKQPVMVEGHADNIKVTRGTDLALATLYIEQQSKLIEVT; from the coding sequence TTGGATATTGGTTCCCCTGATGACTGGGTACTGGTTCATGATGTGGCCCGCCCCTGCATTCGCCGTTCGGATATGGAGTGGCTGGTGAACCAGCTCCATGACCACCCTGTAGGCGGTCTGCTGGGTTGCCCGGTTACCGATACCATCAAGCGGGCCGGGGACAATGATGGTGTGTCTGAAACGGTAGACCGTCAGGGGCTCTGGCATGCCATGACACCGCAGATGTTCCGTCTGGGCATGCTGCATGACGCCATGGCAAAAGCGATAGCGGATAAGATGCCGGTAACGGATGAGGCCAGTGCCATTGAGTACGCTGGCAAACAGCCCGTGATGGTGGAAGGACATGCCGATAATATTAAGGTGACCCGGGGAACTGATCTGGCTCTGGCCACTCTATATATAGAACAGCAGTCGAAACTTATTGAGGTCACTTGA
- a CDS encoding peptidoglycan DD-metalloendopeptidase family protein translates to MTPVRQPKKTVAKSSAPVKKYTAKGSTPKSTASGSSGWQWPANGKIISAYSLKMPVNKGIDIGGKLGEPVKAAASGEVVYAGSDLSGYGRLIILKHNSSYLSAYAHNRDLLVNEGDSVKAGQKIAEIGSTGTTEPKLHFEIRRDGKPVDPMGYLPGR, encoded by the coding sequence GTGACTCCAGTCAGGCAGCCAAAGAAAACCGTTGCCAAAAGCAGCGCTCCGGTCAAAAAATATACAGCAAAGGGTTCGACGCCAAAAAGTACCGCTTCCGGCAGCAGTGGCTGGCAATGGCCTGCGAACGGAAAAATTATTTCCGCCTATTCGCTCAAAATGCCCGTTAACAAGGGGATTGATATTGGCGGCAAATTAGGAGAGCCTGTAAAGGCAGCTGCCAGTGGTGAGGTAGTGTACGCAGGAAGCGACCTGTCCGGCTATGGCAGGCTGATCATTTTGAAACATAATAGTAGCTATCTGAGCGCGTATGCGCACAACAGGGATCTATTGGTGAATGAGGGAGACTCAGTTAAAGCGGGCCAGAAGATAGCCGAAATAGGTTCTACAGGAACGACGGAGCCTAAGCTGCACTTCGAAATTCGGCGTGATGGTAAACCGGTCGACCCGATGGGGTACCTTCCAGGGCGCTGA